The proteins below are encoded in one region of uncultured Eubacteriales bacterium:
- the addA gene encoding ATP-dependent helicase/nuclease subunit A → MPFALTPEQSAVVQNRGGALLVSAAAGSGKTRVLVERLLTRVQDDGLDIDRFLVITYTKAAAAELRGRIVEELSQRLAQNPADSHLRRQQTLVYKAQISTVHSFCAHLLRESGHLLDVNPDFRLCDEGEAGILMLRALDEVLERRYERIAEDGDFALLVDTMSAGRDDQRLVNIVLDIRARVQSHPDPAAWLAAQETALALDGVTDAAGTPWGALLLEDARRQGEYWLGRLGCALELCGLDPNLSANYAPTLSATIAGVRALLDGVANGWDAAVEALPVPFPRAGSKKVNECPEAAAQVKSIRAACKKRLDKLSDLLEDSSEGLLSDLRAVHPAVRALFSLVNDFEAAYTAEKARRGLLDFADLEHLTVKLLSEGGVAAQYAARYDEIMVDEYQDTNAVQNAIFSSVSRGEENLFMVGDVKQSIYRFRLADPTIFLSKYRSFKPYTEAEAGESRRITLSRNFRSRPQVLLGANYVFENIMSTEFGEMDYGPEEALYPGAVYPAGDDAWYAVELDALDLSGGTGEDDEDDSSEKTPRDLLEARFIAGRVSELLEGKFHISDGEGGTRPAKYADMVILLRSPGSALHHYARALGERDIPWEADGGGDFFASTEVSVALALLQIVDNPRQDVALLSALRSPVYGFSADRLAQLRSACPGGDFYTALEQGAAAGGEDCAAFLAELAALRFGAGDKDSYELLWQIYDQTNLLGVFGAMDEGEARQGNLLALCELARRFEGAGHKGLFGFLTYLTRLRERGDKLAVPQPGREGGGVRIMSIHRSKGLEFPVVFLAGLMRRLNREDVQKPILFHPKLGVGPKRLDGERMVEYPTLARRAVARQLEYEMMAEELRLLYVAMTRAREKLILTCALTGGVDKLAALAENAACPVEPQVLSGCSSVGEWVLLPVLARPEATALRAAAGADFVPQNADFGPAWDIRWVDGSVYGSAPQMRRERETAGAEEWEGLEGLAERFDWVYPHAGDVEIPSKLTATQLKGRELDVEVAQGAPEPAGDPAPREAPIRRPRFDEEEFGLTPAQKGTALHLVMQYIDYERTGSVEEIKEEIARLTAKQFLTPQQGEAVDPGKISAFFDSPLGQELRGAVSLKREFKFSILLPASDFYQGAGEGERVLLQGVVDCYFETAAGVTVVDFKTDRVTPRSASLRAGEYRPQLMAYSRALEEVTGKTVARRVLWFFSADCAVEV, encoded by the coding sequence ATGCCTTTTGCGTTGACGCCTGAACAGTCCGCCGTGGTACAGAACCGGGGCGGCGCGCTGCTGGTCTCCGCCGCCGCCGGCTCCGGCAAGACACGGGTGCTGGTCGAGCGGCTCCTCACCCGCGTGCAGGACGACGGGCTGGACATTGACCGTTTCCTCGTCATTACTTATACCAAAGCTGCCGCCGCCGAGCTCCGGGGCCGTATCGTGGAGGAACTGTCCCAGCGGCTGGCTCAAAACCCCGCCGACAGCCACCTGCGTCGCCAGCAGACCCTGGTGTATAAGGCCCAGATATCCACCGTCCATTCCTTCTGCGCGCATCTGCTGCGGGAGAGCGGGCATTTGCTGGATGTCAACCCCGACTTCCGCCTCTGCGACGAAGGGGAGGCCGGCATCCTCATGCTCCGTGCCCTGGATGAGGTGCTGGAGCGCCGCTACGAGCGTATTGCGGAGGATGGGGACTTTGCTCTCTTGGTGGACACCATGTCTGCCGGGCGGGACGACCAAAGACTTGTGAACATCGTGCTGGATATCCGTGCACGGGTGCAGAGTCACCCGGACCCTGCCGCCTGGCTCGCGGCGCAGGAGACGGCTTTAGCTCTGGATGGCGTGACCGACGCGGCTGGCACGCCCTGGGGAGCTCTCCTGCTGGAGGACGCCCGCCGCCAGGGGGAGTACTGGCTGGGCCGCCTGGGTTGCGCTCTGGAGCTCTGCGGCCTGGACCCCAACCTTAGCGCCAACTATGCGCCTACCCTCTCGGCTACCATCGCGGGGGTGCGGGCATTGCTGGACGGCGTGGCCAACGGCTGGGACGCGGCGGTGGAAGCTCTGCCTGTCCCCTTTCCCAGGGCGGGCAGCAAGAAAGTGAACGAGTGCCCAGAGGCGGCGGCCCAGGTCAAGTCCATCCGGGCGGCCTGTAAAAAGCGCCTCGATAAGCTCTCTGATCTGCTGGAGGATAGCAGCGAAGGTCTTCTCTCTGATCTGCGGGCAGTCCACCCGGCAGTGCGGGCCCTATTCTCTCTGGTAAATGACTTCGAGGCTGCCTATACCGCCGAGAAAGCCCGCCGGGGTCTACTGGACTTCGCCGACCTGGAGCATCTGACGGTCAAGCTCCTCTCCGAAGGCGGCGTCGCCGCCCAGTACGCCGCCCGGTACGATGAAATTATGGTGGACGAGTATCAGGACACCAACGCAGTGCAGAACGCCATCTTCTCCTCCGTCTCCCGAGGAGAGGAGAACCTCTTTATGGTGGGGGACGTGAAGCAGTCCATCTACCGTTTTCGCTTGGCGGACCCCACCATCTTCCTGAGCAAGTACCGCTCCTTTAAGCCCTATACCGAGGCTGAGGCGGGAGAGAGTCGGCGCATCACCCTCTCCAGGAACTTTCGCTCCCGCCCCCAGGTACTGCTGGGGGCCAACTATGTTTTTGAAAACATTATGTCAACGGAATTCGGCGAGATGGACTACGGACCCGAGGAGGCCCTCTATCCGGGGGCGGTCTACCCGGCGGGGGATGATGCCTGGTATGCGGTGGAGCTGGACGCCCTGGATTTGTCCGGCGGGACCGGGGAAGACGATGAGGATGATTCCTCCGAGAAGACGCCCCGAGATCTGCTGGAGGCCCGCTTTATTGCGGGGCGCGTCTCGGAGCTGTTGGAGGGGAAATTCCACATCTCGGACGGGGAGGGGGGTACCCGCCCGGCGAAATACGCCGACATGGTGATCCTCCTGCGCTCCCCCGGCTCGGCCCTGCACCACTATGCCCGGGCGTTGGGGGAACGGGACATCCCCTGGGAGGCCGACGGGGGCGGAGACTTCTTCGCCTCCACCGAGGTTTCGGTGGCCCTGGCCTTGCTCCAAATTGTGGACAACCCCAGGCAGGATGTGGCCCTCCTCTCGGCCCTGCGCTCGCCCGTGTATGGTTTTTCCGCGGACCGGCTTGCCCAGCTCCGCTCCGCCTGCCCCGGCGGCGATTTCTACACCGCGCTGGAGCAGGGGGCGGCGGCGGGCGGGGAGGACTGCGCTGCCTTCCTCGCCGAGCTTGCCGCCCTCCGCTTTGGTGCGGGGGACAAGGACAGCTACGAGCTCTTATGGCAGATTTACGACCAGACCAACCTACTGGGCGTCTTCGGGGCGATGGACGAGGGAGAGGCCAGACAGGGGAATCTCCTTGCGTTATGTGAACTGGCCCGCCGTTTTGAGGGGGCGGGGCACAAGGGGCTGTTCGGTTTCCTCACCTACCTCACCCGCCTGCGGGAGAGAGGGGACAAGCTTGCCGTACCCCAGCCGGGGCGCGAGGGGGGCGGCGTGCGTATCATGAGCATCCACCGCTCTAAGGGCCTGGAGTTCCCCGTAGTCTTTCTGGCAGGGCTCATGCGTCGCCTGAACAGGGAGGACGTGCAAAAGCCCATCCTCTTTCACCCCAAGCTGGGTGTTGGGCCCAAGCGGCTGGACGGCGAGCGGATGGTGGAGTACCCCACCCTGGCCAGACGGGCCGTGGCACGGCAGCTCGAGTACGAGATGATGGCGGAGGAACTGCGTCTCCTCTACGTGGCTATGACCAGGGCCCGGGAAAAGCTCATCCTTACCTGTGCCCTCACGGGCGGGGTGGACAAGCTGGCGGCCCTGGCCGAGAACGCCGCCTGCCCGGTGGAGCCCCAGGTGCTCTCCGGGTGCTCCAGTGTGGGGGAGTGGGTGCTCCTGCCCGTGCTGGCGCGGCCGGAGGCGACGGCGCTCCGGGCCGCCGCCGGGGCCGACTTTGTGCCACAGAACGCAGACTTCGGCCCGGCATGGGACATCCGGTGGGTGGACGGCTCGGTCTACGGGAGCGCGCCCCAGATGCGGAGAGAGCGGGAGACGGCGGGGGCCGAAGAATGGGAGGGCCTGGAGGGCCTGGCAGAGCGCTTTGACTGGGTCTACCCCCACGCCGGAGACGTGGAGATACCCTCTAAGCTCACCGCCACCCAGCTTAAGGGGCGGGAGCTGGACGTGGAGGTCGCGCAGGGCGCGCCCGAGCCCGCCGGGGATCCCGCTCCCAGAGAGGCCCCCATCCGCCGTCCCCGCTTTGACGAGGAAGAGTTCGGCCTGACCCCGGCGCAGAAGGGCACCGCCCTCCATCTGGTGATGCAGTACATCGATTATGAGCGTACCGGCTCGGTGGAGGAGATCAAGGAGGAAATCGCCCGCCTGACGGCGAAACAGTTCCTCACGCCCCAGCAGGGGGAGGCAGTGGACCCGGGAAAGATTTCTGCCTTCTTTGATTCGCCCCTGGGCCAGGAGCTGAGGGGCGCGGTCAGCCTGAAACGGGAGTTCAAGTTCTCCATCCTGCTCCCCGCATCCGACTTCTATCAGGGTGCGGGGGAGGGGGAGCGGGTGCTCCTCCAGGGCGTGGTGGACTGCTACTTTGAGACGGCGGCGGGGGTCACGGTGGTAGACTTCAAGACCGACCGGGTCACGCCCCGATCGGCCTCCCTGAGGGCCGGGGAGTACCGGCCCCAGCTCATGGCCTATTCCCGGGCACTGGAGGAGGTCACCGGGAAGACGGTTGCCCGCCGGGT
- a CDS encoding putative ATP-dependent nuclease subunit B (Evidence 3 : Function proposed based on presence of conserved amino acid motif, structural feature or limited homology) — translation MLKLLLGRAGTGKTTALLRTISAAGEERPQILIVPEQHSHDMERRLCAIAGNQVSRSAEVLSFTRLASRVFSVVGGLAAPTLDAGGRLLLMYTALRSVSGQLKVYGRPSRRPEFLSGLIATVDELKSCQVTPAHLWTAGEDALGREGDKLLDLSLIFGAYEALTARQGADPRDKLTRLAEGLKESRWAAGMDIYIDGFTDFTPQERLVLAQLMGQAASLTVSLTCDGVEETDGGTGIFSPARRTAHGLLRLAREHKISQEIEILSTRARLRTPALATVEERLFNAAPAPCGKSGGVALFEANTPYSEIEWTAAEILRLVREDGYRFRDVAVAARSMDAYGGLIDMIFPRYGIPIFRSGMSDVLQKPVFSLVISALAVVAGGYQYDDLFRYLKTGLTDLKDEERDLLENYALKWDLKGSRWTQKSPWTMHPRGYGLPLGPEDEELLVRLDAIRRRVVEPLEALRKNPEKTGRGQAKALYTFAEAVGLPRCLQERTATLQERGEPALAQEYGQLWDILCTALEQCAQLLGDSPMELDEFRRLFELILSQYDVGSIPASLDRVTVGEMPRLSQKECKVLFLVGADDGSIPQAAPSPGLLNDDDRSFLASYGLELAPTLTEKLYREMTIVYETCTLPTDRLTVSWPTLGSEGEDRRSAFLVHKLRTLFPDLKLKREAALDGSFRLAAPRPALELAGRYRGVGEALKTLPRYCSRVERMELARQLERGSLTRPTVDALYGARVPMSASRMDKYKSCHFSYFMQYGLKAEPRKIAGFQAPEYGTFIHYVLEHVLQRPTESREALHALTKEIVDQYVREELGGLENETPRFQYLFRRLLKSVYAVVDNVAEELSRSDFKPIAFELGFGAGKDLPPVEFTQNGVTVSVSGFVDRVDGWEKDGRLHLRVVDYKTGRKSFDLTDVWNGLGLQMLLYLFTLEREGGSLFDGKEIVPVGVLYLPARDAVIAGSRTMTEEARRAAVDRELRRKGLVLDDSSVLEAMEHPGEEGVRFLPIKVSGKTGAISGPALVSAERLGKLDKHIRKVLREIGAELAAGTITADPFWKGPEQNACKYCDYATACHFEPGHGTDQRRWLPKVKPEQFWEQVGD, via the coding sequence ATGCTAAAGCTCCTGCTGGGCCGGGCGGGGACGGGGAAGACCACCGCCCTTTTGCGCACTATCTCCGCTGCTGGGGAAGAGCGACCACAAATTCTCATTGTCCCCGAGCAGCACTCACACGATATGGAACGCCGCCTCTGTGCCATCGCGGGCAACCAGGTCTCCCGTTCCGCAGAGGTGTTATCCTTTACCCGCCTTGCCAGCCGGGTCTTCTCGGTCGTAGGTGGCCTAGCCGCCCCCACGCTGGACGCGGGCGGGCGGCTCCTTCTCATGTATACTGCCCTCCGCTCGGTATCCGGCCAGCTCAAGGTCTATGGCAGGCCTTCCCGGCGCCCGGAGTTCCTCTCTGGCCTCATCGCCACGGTGGACGAGTTGAAGAGCTGTCAGGTTACCCCCGCACACCTTTGGACGGCGGGGGAGGATGCGCTGGGGCGTGAGGGGGACAAGCTCTTAGACCTCTCTCTAATTTTCGGTGCGTACGAGGCCCTCACTGCCCGTCAGGGGGCTGACCCAAGGGACAAGCTCACCCGTCTGGCCGAAGGCCTGAAAGAGAGCCGTTGGGCTGCCGGGATGGACATCTACATCGACGGCTTTACCGACTTCACCCCTCAGGAGCGGCTGGTCCTTGCCCAGCTTATGGGGCAGGCTGCCAGCCTTACCGTGTCCCTCACCTGCGACGGCGTGGAGGAGACGGACGGGGGCACGGGCATCTTTTCTCCCGCTCGCCGCACCGCCCACGGCCTCTTGCGTCTTGCACGGGAACATAAAATTTCCCAGGAAATTGAAATTCTTAGCACCCGAGCCCGCCTCCGTACCCCCGCTCTGGCTACGGTAGAGGAGCGGCTTTTCAACGCCGCCCCTGCCCCCTGCGGGAAGAGCGGGGGAGTTGCCCTCTTCGAGGCCAATACCCCCTACTCTGAAATCGAGTGGACGGCGGCGGAGATTTTGCGCTTGGTCCGGGAGGATGGGTACCGTTTCCGGGATGTCGCAGTAGCCGCCCGCAGCATGGATGCCTACGGCGGCCTCATCGACATGATCTTTCCACGGTATGGCATTCCTATCTTCCGCTCCGGTATGAGCGATGTACTTCAAAAGCCGGTCTTCTCCCTCGTCATCTCGGCTCTGGCTGTCGTGGCCGGGGGATATCAGTACGACGACCTCTTCCGGTACCTCAAAACCGGCCTCACCGACCTAAAAGACGAGGAGCGGGATTTACTCGAGAACTACGCTCTTAAGTGGGATCTTAAGGGCTCACGCTGGACCCAGAAGTCCCCCTGGACCATGCACCCCCGTGGGTACGGTCTGCCCCTCGGCCCGGAGGACGAAGAACTCTTGGTACGGCTGGATGCCATCCGCCGCCGGGTGGTGGAGCCTCTGGAGGCCTTGCGGAAGAATCCAGAAAAGACAGGGAGAGGGCAAGCGAAAGCGCTTTACACATTTGCGGAGGCGGTGGGCCTGCCCCGGTGTCTTCAGGAGCGTACTGCCACCCTCCAAGAACGGGGAGAGCCCGCCTTGGCCCAGGAGTACGGCCAGCTCTGGGATATCCTCTGCACCGCGCTGGAGCAGTGCGCTCAGCTCCTGGGAGACAGTCCTATGGAGCTGGATGAGTTCCGACGTCTCTTTGAATTGATTCTCTCCCAGTACGATGTGGGCAGCATTCCCGCCTCACTGGACCGGGTGACAGTGGGGGAAATGCCTCGGCTTAGCCAAAAAGAGTGTAAAGTACTATTCCTTGTCGGGGCGGACGATGGCTCCATCCCTCAGGCCGCCCCGTCCCCCGGCCTTTTAAACGACGACGATCGCAGCTTCCTGGCCTCCTACGGGCTGGAGTTGGCCCCTACCCTTACCGAAAAGCTGTACCGGGAGATGACCATCGTCTACGAGACCTGCACCCTGCCGACGGACCGGCTGACCGTATCCTGGCCTACCCTGGGCAGCGAGGGAGAGGACCGCCGAAGCGCCTTCTTGGTGCACAAGCTGCGTACCCTCTTCCCGGACCTGAAATTGAAGAGGGAGGCGGCGCTGGACGGCTCCTTCCGTCTTGCCGCCCCCCGCCCGGCGTTGGAGCTGGCGGGCCGGTACCGGGGAGTGGGAGAAGCCCTGAAGACTCTGCCCCGGTATTGCTCTCGGGTGGAGCGGATGGAGTTGGCCAGGCAGCTGGAGCGAGGGAGCCTGACCCGCCCCACCGTGGACGCGCTCTACGGCGCGCGGGTACCTATGTCGGCCTCCCGCATGGACAAATACAAGTCCTGTCATTTCTCCTACTTCATGCAGTACGGCCTTAAGGCTGAGCCCCGCAAGATCGCCGGGTTCCAGGCACCGGAATACGGCACCTTCATTCACTACGTCTTGGAGCATGTCCTCCAGCGCCCCACGGAGAGCAGGGAAGCGTTGCACGCTCTCACGAAAGAGATCGTGGACCAGTACGTCCGGGAGGAGTTGGGAGGGCTGGAGAACGAGACGCCCCGGTTCCAGTACCTCTTCCGGCGGCTCTTAAAGTCTGTCTACGCCGTGGTGGACAATGTGGCTGAAGAACTCTCCCGCTCCGACTTCAAGCCCATTGCCTTCGAACTGGGCTTTGGCGCGGGAAAGGACTTGCCCCCCGTGGAGTTTACTCAAAACGGTGTGACGGTTAGCGTCTCCGGCTTTGTAGACCGGGTGGACGGCTGGGAGAAGGACGGACGGCTCCACCTGCGGGTGGTGGACTATAAGACGGGGCGCAAGTCTTTTGACCTTACAGATGTGTGGAACGGCCTGGGACTCCAAATGCTCCTCTACCTTTTCACCCTGGAGCGGGAGGGAGGATCCCTCTTTGACGGGAAGGAGATTGTCCCCGTCGGGGTCCTCTACCTTCCGGCCCGCGACGCGGTAATTGCCGGCAGCCGCACCATGACAGAGGAGGCCCGCCGTGCGGCGGTAGACCGGGAGCTGCGGCGCAAGGGCCTGGTGCTGGACGACTCCTCGGTTCTGGAGGCTATGGAGCACCCCGGTGAGGAGGGCGTACGTTTCCTGCCCATCAAAGTCTCTGGTAAGACGGGGGCCATCTCCGGCCCTGCTCTGGTGAGCGCCGAGCGGCTGGGCAAGCTCGACAAGCATATCCGTAAGGTGCTCCGCGAGATCGGCGCGGAGCTGGCCGCCGGCACCATCACGGCGGATCCCTTCTGGAAGGGCCCGGAGCAGAACGCGTGCAAATACTGCGACTATGCCACCGCCTGTCACTTCGAACCCGGTCACGGCACCGATCAGCGCCGCTGGCTCCCCAAGGTCAAGCCTGAGCAATTCTGGGAGCAGGTCGGGGATTGA
- a CDS encoding Copper amine oxidase domain protein, producing MKRRIFCLVLCLALTLGTTARAADTAAVSVAVAVDGIALEHLSAVAYDGATYISLYGVTLALRPDAVITWEDGQLVARAEDLTLSARIGASYLVANGRYLYVPGGVKMDDTGDTLVPARTLAAALGAGITWTGAVEFTSGGTPILSGDQFYNSVDLDLLARVISHESGNQPLAGKIAVGNVILNRTKTSGFPDTVSEVIYQKNQFPGATDSTPNAESIVAAKLCLDGAVTVPGALYFNGVGKSCWASRNKTLLAVIGGHAFYG from the coding sequence TTGAAGAGACGGATATTCTGCCTCGTTCTCTGCCTCGCCTTGACCCTGGGCACGACGGCTCGGGCCGCCGACACAGCCGCTGTTTCCGTCGCAGTCGCCGTGGACGGCATAGCTCTGGAGCACCTCTCTGCCGTTGCTTACGACGGCGCAACCTATATCTCTCTCTATGGTGTGACCCTGGCCCTCCGGCCCGACGCGGTCATCACCTGGGAGGACGGGCAGTTGGTGGCCCGCGCAGAGGACCTTACCCTTTCGGCCCGTATCGGCGCGTCCTACCTGGTAGCCAATGGACGCTACCTCTATGTTCCCGGCGGCGTGAAGATGGACGACACGGGGGACACACTGGTCCCCGCCCGGACGTTGGCTGCGGCTCTGGGGGCCGGTATCACATGGACTGGTGCGGTGGAATTTACCTCCGGCGGCACCCCCATCCTCTCCGGCGACCAGTTCTATAACTCCGTGGACCTGGATCTCCTGGCCCGCGTCATCAGCCACGAGAGCGGCAACCAGCCCTTGGCCGGGAAGATCGCCGTGGGCAATGTGATTTTGAACCGAACAAAGACCTCCGGTTTCCCCGACACGGTCTCCGAGGTGATCTACCAGAAAAACCAGTTTCCCGGTGCCACTGACTCCACGCCTAATGCCGAGAGTATCGTCGCCGCCAAGCTCTGCCTGGACGGGGCCGTCACGGTTCCCGGTGCGCTCTACTTTAACGGCGTGGGCAAGTCCTGCTGGGCCTCCCGCAACAAGACCCTTCTGGCCGTCATTGGCGGCCACGCGTTCTACGGGTAA
- the trpB gene encoding Tryptophan synthase beta chain 2: protein MNKIPHRLYLTEEQMPKQWYNLRADMPEQPDPLLNPGTLQPMAEEELYPIFCKALAHQELDGKTRYVDIPEPVQDIYKMYRPAPIIRAYDLEKTLGTPAKIYYKFEGNNTSGSHKLNSAVAQAYYAKEQGITRLTTETGAGQWGTALAEACGYFGVDLDVFMVKVSYEQKPFRRIAMNVFNANVTPSPSLLTEAGRKILAENPDTTGSLGCAISEAVEKAVTGENTRYVLGSVLNQVLLHQSIIGLESKIALEMMGEYPDIIVGCAGGGSNLGGLIAPFMQDKLTGKRNPRIVAVEPASCPSFTRGKYAYDFCDTGKVTPLARMYTLGSGFIPSANHAGGLRYHGMSPILSKLYHDGYMEAVSYKQTDVFEAACLFARRETILPAPESAHAIKGAIDEAIRCKETGEAKTILFGLTGTGYFDMTAYDAYLTGSMTDHIPTDEELQKGFDTLPDIPQNENI, encoded by the coding sequence ATGAACAAGATCCCCCACCGCCTGTATCTTACCGAGGAGCAGATGCCCAAACAGTGGTATAATCTCCGGGCCGACATGCCCGAGCAGCCCGACCCCCTCCTCAATCCCGGCACCCTCCAACCCATGGCGGAGGAGGAGCTGTACCCCATCTTCTGCAAGGCCCTTGCCCACCAGGAGCTGGACGGCAAGACCCGCTACGTCGACATCCCCGAGCCTGTACAGGACATCTACAAGATGTACCGTCCCGCTCCCATCATCCGGGCCTATGACCTGGAAAAGACCCTGGGCACCCCCGCGAAAATCTACTATAAGTTTGAGGGCAACAATACCTCGGGCAGCCATAAGCTCAATTCCGCCGTGGCCCAGGCGTACTACGCCAAGGAGCAGGGCATCACCCGCCTCACAACCGAGACAGGCGCGGGCCAGTGGGGCACTGCCCTGGCCGAGGCCTGCGGCTACTTTGGCGTGGACCTGGACGTGTTCATGGTCAAGGTCTCATACGAACAAAAACCCTTCCGCCGCATCGCCATGAACGTATTTAACGCCAACGTCACCCCCTCGCCCTCCTTACTCACCGAGGCGGGACGAAAGATTCTGGCTGAAAACCCCGATACCACCGGCAGCCTGGGCTGTGCCATCTCCGAGGCGGTGGAGAAGGCCGTTACCGGGGAGAACACCCGGTATGTTCTGGGCAGCGTCCTCAACCAGGTTCTCCTGCACCAGTCCATCATCGGCCTGGAGAGCAAGATTGCCCTGGAGATGATGGGTGAGTACCCCGATATCATCGTTGGCTGCGCAGGCGGCGGCTCCAACCTGGGCGGCCTGATTGCCCCCTTCATGCAGGATAAGCTCACCGGCAAACGTAACCCCCGCATCGTGGCGGTGGAGCCCGCCTCCTGCCCCTCCTTTACTCGGGGCAAGTACGCCTATGATTTCTGTGATACAGGCAAGGTCACCCCTCTTGCCCGGATGTACACTCTGGGCTCCGGTTTCATCCCCTCCGCCAACCACGCAGGCGGCCTTCGGTATCACGGTATGAGCCCCATCCTCTCCAAGCTCTACCACGACGGGTACATGGAGGCCGTCAGCTATAAGCAGACCGACGTGTTCGAGGCCGCTTGTCTCTTCGCCCGGCGGGAGACTATTCTCCCCGCTCCCGAGTCGGCCCATGCCATCAAGGGCGCCATTGATGAGGCAATCAGGTGCAAGGAGACCGGCGAGGCCAAGACTATTCTCTTCGGCCTCACCGGCACCGGCTACTTCGATATGACAGCCTATGACGCCTACCTCACCGGCTCCATGACCGACCATATCCCCACCGATGAAGAGCTCCAGAAGGGCTTTGACACCCTCCCGGACATCCCCCAGAATGAGAATATCTAA
- the guaB gene encoding IMP dehydrogenase (Evidence 2a : Function of homologous gene experimentally demonstrated in an other organism; PubMedId : 2860637, 2998937, 2904262, 9298646, 9600841, 9629924; Product type e : enzyme) produces MVNIDASEKFTKQGLTFDDVLLVPAESNILPADIDLHTWLTKKIRLNIPLMSAAMDTVTESRMAIAIAREGGIGIIHKNMSIGAQAEQVDMVKRSENGVITNPFWLAPGHTLAEADELMAKYRISGVPICDNGKLIGIITNRDMKFETDMNKLIDNVMTKENLVTAKEGTTLEEAKDILRRHKIEKLPIVDDDFHLKGLITIKDIEKATVYPNSARDEKGRLLVGAAIGATADVLDRVAALVDVGADALVLDSAHGHSQNVIDCVRRIKALYPDVQLIAGNVATAEGTRALIEAGADCVKIGIGPGSICTTRVVAGIGVPQITAVYDAACVAAEYGVPIIADGGVKYSGDIAKAIAAGGSVVMLGSLLAGCEESPSDTEVYQGRQFKVYRGMGSLSAMAKGSKDRYFQESNKKLVPEGVEGRVPYKGLASETIYQMMGGLRAGMGYCGCANIEELRQKAQFMQITSAGLRESHPHDIYITKEAPNYTVNPQT; encoded by the coding sequence ATGGTCAACATAGACGCAAGTGAGAAGTTTACCAAGCAGGGCCTCACCTTTGATGACGTGCTCCTGGTCCCCGCCGAGAGCAATATCCTGCCCGCGGACATCGACCTGCACACCTGGCTCACCAAGAAGATCCGCCTCAACATCCCCCTGATGAGCGCGGCAATGGACACGGTGACCGAGTCCCGTATGGCCATCGCCATCGCCCGTGAGGGCGGCATCGGCATCATTCATAAGAATATGTCCATCGGGGCGCAGGCGGAGCAGGTGGACATGGTCAAGCGCAGTGAGAACGGCGTCATCACCAACCCCTTTTGGCTGGCCCCCGGCCATACCCTGGCTGAGGCGGACGAGCTGATGGCTAAGTACCGCATCTCCGGCGTGCCCATATGCGACAACGGCAAGCTCATCGGCATCATCACCAACCGCGACATGAAGTTCGAGACCGACATGAACAAACTCATCGACAATGTGATGACCAAGGAGAATCTTGTCACCGCCAAGGAGGGCACCACCTTGGAGGAGGCAAAGGATATCCTGCGCCGCCATAAAATTGAAAAGCTTCCCATCGTGGACGATGACTTCCACCTCAAGGGCCTCATCACTATTAAGGATATCGAGAAGGCCACCGTCTACCCCAACTCCGCCCGCGACGAGAAGGGCCGCCTCCTGGTGGGAGCCGCCATCGGCGCGACGGCCGATGTGCTTGACCGAGTGGCTGCCTTGGTGGACGTGGGAGCCGATGCGCTTGTGCTGGACAGCGCTCACGGCCACAGTCAGAACGTCATCGATTGTGTCCGCCGCATCAAGGCTCTCTATCCCGATGTACAGCTCATCGCTGGCAACGTGGCCACCGCCGAGGGCACCCGAGCCCTCATCGAGGCGGGGGCTGACTGCGTGAAGATCGGCATCGGACCTGGCTCTATCTGCACCACCCGCGTGGTGGCCGGCATCGGCGTGCCCCAGATCACCGCCGTTTATGATGCTGCCTGCGTCGCCGCCGAGTACGGCGTGCCCATCATCGCCGATGGCGGAGTGAAGTACTCTGGAGACATTGCAAAGGCCATCGCCGCCGGGGGCAGCGTAGTCATGCTGGGCTCCCTCCTGGCGGGCTGCGAGGAGTCTCCCAGCGATACCGAGGTATACCAGGGGCGCCAGTTTAAGGTGTACCGTGGAATGGGCAGTTTGAGCGCTATGGCCAAAGGCTCCAAGGATCGCTACTTCCAGGAGAGCAATAAAAAGTTGGTCCCCGAGGGTGTAGAGGGCCGCGTGCCCTACAAGGGCCTCGCCAGCGAGACCATCTACCAGATGATGGGCGGTCTCCGTGCCGGTATGGGCTACTGTGGCTGCGCTAATATTGAGGAGCTGCGGCAGAAGGCTCAGTTTATGCAAATCACCTCCGCCGGCCTCCGTGAGAGCCACCCTCATGATATCTATATCACCAAGGAAGCCCCCAACTACACTGTTAACCCCCAGACCTAA